One genomic window of Solanum dulcamara chromosome 12, daSolDulc1.2, whole genome shotgun sequence includes the following:
- the LOC129877311 gene encoding uncharacterized protein LOC129877311 has product MQKLEIVEKGYGGSSHVVEEEEKDVKSSKFLFTVHNSSASKISTPSSQFITHTMGRVLEKLVLETTPINTKGYETLSNLVENTASDSFDLHYEISRRLNLLYATGNEFF; this is encoded by the exons atgCAAAAGCTTGAAATAGTTGAAAAAG GCTATGGAGGTTCAAGCCATGTggttgaggaagaagaaaaagatgtcAAATCGTCCAAGTTTTTGTTCACTGTTCATAACAGTTCTgcttcaaaaatttcaactccaa GTTCACAATTTATTACACATACAATGGGGAGGGTGTTGGAGAAGTTGGTTTTGGAGACAACTCCTATTAATACTAAAGGATATGAGACTTTGTCGAATTTGGTGGAGAATACTGCTAGTGATAGCTTTGACTTGCACTATGAGATTTCAAGAAGATTGAACTTACTTTATGCTACTGGAAATGAGTTTTTTTGA
- the LOC129876180 gene encoding eukaryotic translation initiation factor 3 subunit E, producing the protein MAAKYDLTPRVAPQLDRHLVFPLLEFLQERTLYPDEDILKAKIELLNNTNMVDYAMDIHKSLYHTDDVPQEMMERRAEVVARLKALEEAAAPLITFLQNSSAVQELRADKQHNLQLLQERYQIGPDQIEALYQYAKFQFECGNYSGAADYLYQYRALCTNSDRSVSALWGKLAAEILMQNWDIALEELNRLKEIIDSKSFSTPLNQVQNRIWLMHWSLFIFFNHENGRTQIVDLFNQDKYLNAIQTSAPHLLRYLATAFIVNKRRRPQFKDFIKVIQQEQYSCKDPITEFLACIYVNYDFDGAQEKMKECEELILNDPFLGKRAEEGSFSSVPLRDEFLENARLFISETYCRIHQRIDMGVLAEKLNLNYEEAERWVVNLIRTSKLDAKIDTETGTVIMEPNQPNVYEQLIDHTKALSGRTYKLVSQLLEHAQTQAAR; encoded by the exons ATGGCGGCGAAGTACGACCTGACGCCACGTGTAGCGCCGCAATTGGACAGGCATTTGGTGTTCCCGTTACTGGAGTTTTTGCAAGAGAGGACACTGTACCCAGATGAAGATATACTCAAGGCCAAGATTGAGCTTCTTAATAACACCAACATGGTTGATTATGCTATGGATATTCATAAGTCCCTCTATCACACCGACGATGTACCTCAAG AAATGATGGAGAGGAGAGCTGAGGTTGTGGCAAGGTTGAAAGCACTTGAGGAAGCTGCAGCCCCTTTGATTACTTTCTTGCAGAATTCCAGTGCTGTCCAGGAGTTGAGAGCTGACAAACAGCACAATCTTCAGTTGCTCCAAGAGAGGTACCAG ATTGGTCCAGACCAGATAGAGGCATTGTATCAATATGCCAAATTTCAGTTTGAATGTGGAAACTACTCTGGTGCTGCTGATTATCTTTACCAGTACCGAGCCTTGTGTACAAACAGTGATAGGAGCGTCAGTGCATTGTGGGGAAAGCTTGCGGCGGAGATATTAATGCAGAATTGGGATATTGCACTGGAGGAACTCAACCGCTTGAAGGAAATTATCGACTCAAAG AGTTTCTCTACTCCGTTGAATCAAGTTCAGAATAGAATATGGCTAATGCATTGGAGTCTATTCATCTTCTTCAACCATGAAAATGGCAGAACACAGATCGTTGACCTATTTAACCAGGACAA ATACTTGAATGCCATTCAAACAAGTGCTCCCCACTTGCTGCGATACTTGGCGACCGCATTTATTGTCAACAAGCGGAGAAGACCTCAATTTAAGGACTTTATAAAGGTTATTCAGCAGGAGCAATACTCTTGCAAAGATCCCATCACAGAGTTTTTGGCATGTATTTACGTCAACTATGATTTTGATGGAGCACAGGAAAAGATGAAGGAGTGCGAAGAG TTAATATTGAATGATCCTTTCCTTGGAAAAAGAGCTGAAGAGGGAAGTTTCTCTTCTGTGCCATTGAGGGATGAATTCCTTGAAAATGCTCGCCTTTTTATCTCCGAGACCTACTGCCGTATTCACCAACGCATTGACATGGG GGTTCTAGCTGAGAAGCTAAACTTGAACTATGAGGAGGCAGAGCGATGGGTAGTGAATCTTATTAGGACCTCAAAGCTTGATGCTAAGATCGACACGGAGACCGGGACAGTTATAATGGAACCAAATCAGCCGAATGT GTATGAGCAGCTCATCGATCACACCAAGGCCCTTTCTGGACGCACTTACAAATTAGTCAGCCAGCTTCTTGAACATGCACAAACGCAGGCTGCTCGATAG
- the LOC129876768 gene encoding calcium-binding protein CBP-like — MSGYPHNVPGYGYGQPPSSQPYSSAPYGAPPPSSASPYGAPPPPSSASPYGAPPPHSSSPYGAPPPQSHSPYDPVPSPYGAGAPPYGDPHKPPKENKPQSSSPYGGSGYPAPPPSAPYGDPNKPPKDNHSQPSAPYGGYHAPPPSGPYGASSPFASLVPSAFPPGTDPNVMACFQLADQDGSGLIDDKELQKALSSYNQSFSLRTVHLLMYLFTNTNTRKIGPKEFISVFYSLQEWRGIFERFDRDRSGRIDSSELRDALHSLGYAVSPSILDLLVSKFDKTGGKNRAIEYDNFIECCLTVKGLTEKFKEKDTSYSGSATFTYESFMLTVLPFLIA; from the exons ATGTCCGGTTACCCGCACAATGTTCCCGGCTACGGTTACGGCCAGCCACCGTCATCTCAGCCGTACTCCTCTGCCCCATACGGTGCTCCACCGCCGTCTTCAGCTTCACCCTACGGTGCTCCACCACCACCGTCTTCAGCTTCACCCTACGGTGCTCCACCACCGCATTCATCATCACCCTACGGTGCTCCACCTCCGCAAAGTCACTCCCCTTACGATCCCGTTCCTTCACCATACGGCGCCGGAGCACCGCCTTACGGTGATCCGCATAAACCCCCAAAAGAGAATAAACCACAGTCTTCCTCACCGTACGGTGGGTCAGGTTACCCTGCCCCACCTCCTTCAGCTCCTTACGGTGATCCGAACAAACCACCGAAGGATAATCACTCACAACCGTCTGCTCCTTATGGTGGATACCACGCGCCACCTCCCTCCGGGCCTTATGGGGCTAGTAGCCCTTTTGCGTCTCTTGTGCCCTCTGCCTTTCCACCGGGAACCGATCCGAATGTTATGGCATGTTTCCAGCTTGCTGATCAGGATGGGAGTGGGTTAATCGATGATAAGGAGCTGCAGAAGGCGCTTTCTTCCTATAATCAGAGCTTCAGCTTGAGGACTGTTCATCTCCTTATGTATCTCTTCACCAATACCAACACTAGAAAAATCG GTCCCAAAGAATTCATTTCAGTGTTTTACAGTCTTCAAGAATGGAGG GGAATTTTCGAGAGATTTGACAGGGATAGAAGTGGAAGAATTGATTCATCTGAATTGAGGGACGCGTTGCATAGCCTGGGATATGCTGTATCACCTTCTATCCTGGATTTGCTGGTCTCCAAATTTGACAAAACTGGTGGAAAGAATAGGGCCATTGAATATGATAACTTCATCGA GTGCTGCCTCACTGTTAAA GGGCTAACTGAGAAATTTAAGGAGAAGGATACTTCATATTCTGGCTCGGCTACGTTCACTTATGAGTCCTTCATGCTAACCGTTTTGCCTTTCCTGATCGCTTAG